Within Cucumis melo cultivar AY chromosome 4, USDA_Cmelo_AY_1.0, whole genome shotgun sequence, the genomic segment AAAGCTCAAAATACAACGGAATAGAAACTACCTGAGGCATTTCCCAGATTTCATGCCCGTTCAGTCTCGAAGCTGCAAAAATCTGCAAAAGATTAattggagagagaaaaattagTTATGATCAGAAGAAAACAAGATAACagagaaagaagaagacgaCGAAGCGAAATTACTTTTCCAGAAGAATTAAAGAGGCAAATCCCAACGCCTCTTCTGTAACCTTCTGGAGGGAACTCCATGGATGGATGATGATAGACGAAGGAGAAGACGACGCCTTCCCAAATATGCGTTGACGAGGATTTAATTAGATGACGGGGGCATTTTGGTCTAAACACACCCAAGCTGACTATTACGATGTCGTTTTTGTTTTACTTGATTCCCAAGTCTCTTTCCTTCTATATAAACGTTTTGAAGTTTCCTTCTTAGTTCTTCGCTTTGCTTCCTTAGGTAGGAAGGCCACAAATCTAATTTCTTATTCCGAAAATACCCTCACCGCCTTGTGGTTGTTACCATAAAAACCTAAAACCCATTCTGTTAAAGCAAAAACCTTCCATAGTCCTCTTCAAGATTTCTCCGTAaaaccttcttcttcttctctctctctctctctctctttctttatgagagttttcttttgttccttaagtaaagaaaaaattattgatTTGTAGTGGCGATGGCGGACACCGTCGAGGGCGTTTCGTTCCCGATCGTTTTCCACGATGGCGAACGTGATACCAACATCGGTTCCGTCATCGTTTCTTCTTCGACGGAGTTCAAGAATTTCCAGTCCAGTTTGAGCAAGATGATTGGAATCTCTTCGCACCAGTTCACGGTTTATCTCGCGGAGTACAAGATCTCTCTGGATTCCTCCACGAAGATTCGGCGGAGAATTCCTATTACTGGGAAGGTCAATTTTGGCGCAATCTCCGGCGAGAAGAATAGTTTCTTTCTTGtggttttgaaacggtcaagaCGCGAGAGGAGGCGAAAGGTCATCCACGATAACGAAGAGGATTATTACTTCTCCTCGGCCACGAAGACGCAAACAAAGACGAATCAACCAAAGAAGAAGAATCCACCTGAGAATGTGATGCTGTTGAGACGAAACGGTGGCATCGAAAACGAATTGCTCTCAGGCTTCGTCTCGCCGGTGATGGATCGATACGAATACGAAGAGCGAATTAGGAAGCTGCAATTGGAGAGGGAGAAGTATTTAATTAGCTTACAGATAAACAACCTGACGATGAGGGGAGGCGGAGATGGCGGGCGGAACAACAGTGGGAGATCGGAAACGAGAATATGCCGTGATTGCGTGAGTGCAAAAGAAAGAGGGGTGGCGGCGGGATTTCACTGCTGCGCGAACGACGCGGTAACGGCGGGATTCCGGTCACTCGCGGGTCCAATAGCCCGACCCGTAAAAGAATCGGAGTAAAGATCCGACCCGAATTTAGGTTATTTTAGAATTGATATTTTTATGTGCGGTGCGTGTGAATAAGCGAGTAGGTTGAGAAGGAGAAGGAATGGTGTGGAGACTGTTCCCGTGTACTCGAGTACCATCGTAAGAAGAGTGTACCCAACTCTTCCATTGGCTACAATTCGATCACTCGGATCGCAGCAGCCGTTGATCATACCCAAGTAGGTGGTTCCACCATCcacctaattttttttctcttttaaaattgTGAGACTATTTTGACCAATAGGATGAAagagtttctttctttctttttcttttttttggtgAGAAACGTAAGGAAAAAAAGATTACGTTCTGTGCAGTTTCTACGACCTTGGACTGGAACAATACTACTTTTTCAATACTgatattatcattattattattgttgttgttgttgttgctgctgTTGTTGTTATTCcaattaaatttcttttatttttgttttctaggttcttaatttatttatacttGGTCGTAATTTATTGTTGAAAGAGACGATTCTCAATTCTTGCTATTCCATTGTTTTATAGTCCATTCGAAAATGACCCTTCACTCCTTGTGTTCATGTATCTGTATTGTTTCGTGTTTGGGAGGTTGGATTGGGATTTCCTTTTTTAATACAAATATTGAATCGTTTTCAAGCTACTGGGAGTTGAAAAATACGTGGGGTTCTATTATAATTGAGATTTTGCTCTCTTACTTGATTCTAGCAACAAGTGTCATTGTTTTTCATGTATTCTCTGCTCTCTGCTCAAATGTAAAGTTAGGAGTATtggattaatttttttaaaaaatatgtttaaaataCATTATTCTAAGTGGTTGGTATTTGTCCGAAACTCCAAAATAATCTTTGAATAGTTCGAAAAGGTTAGTTGTATGTGggattttttctctttttaaatattGAGTCCATCAAATATCACCGGGACACGACAAAGAAATATTTCATTCAATTCAACTCAtactattctttttttctaattgaatgaattaacttggaaaaaagaagaatgtTTCATTCAAAATTGGGCTCAACGTGGATTTTGAAGCTCAGAGTTAAAGAAATTCTATTATTTAGAGTTATtataattttaggaataataattatatttgaaattaatgGTTATATTTGCATATCTTTTTTTTGGggttaaaatataatattgGGATGGCCACTTTTTGGTAGCTGCCAAGTCAGGTCTTTGTATGATATTGACCAGAAAGGAAGTTGGATGAAATAGGGTCGTGGCTATCATTGTATGGTGCAAAAACGTGTGCAGAAATATTGTTCTGCCGCAAAGTATATGCTTCCAAATTATTTAATATAGTTTTCgaacttattttatttaatatagaTCTCATTTTTCATAGATTGGTGATATCACTCACCTAAATTGACATGATAATTCTAATAAACGGTAAGAAGCATGAAATCTCATGATTTAAATCAACCATAAATTACATTTATCACAAATTAATTTTGTCCAACTATCAAATGCCCTTCTACCAAATTGCAACCACACTATGATTTCTTGGTTGAAAGCATGTAATAATGCTAAATAAAATAGAGGAACATTCccacatattaaaactataatgACAAAAATAGTTTAATTAATGAGATGTAAAGGGAAAAATTAAAGACGATGTAAATGAAAAGGCAAAATAAGAAGTTTCAGAAGTTTGGTCTTTGTTTCTTATCCGTTGGTAATGGTTTTAAAAACAGAGGTTGAAGATGACAATGTCCGAACCTTCCGTTATTTTTCTAAGAAAAGCCTTAACGGATCTCCATATTCTAAACCCTTCTCCATTTCTCCTTTACCATtcttctctctatctctctctctctctctccaaatcctCTCACAGGGAGAGAGAACAAGGCCAGAAACAGAGCATTCTTTCCAATGGCTTCCTCATCGGAGGATCAACAATCTCAATCCAAAGCCACTGACCCACCTCCTCCGCACCCGTCCTCTGCCGGAAACAACCCTCCTCCTGTCTATCCACCGCCCACATTGGGGTACCCTCCTCCTCAAGGCCATGGGGGGTACTCTCCGGCAATGGGGTACCCTCCAGCTCCACATCCAAGGTACCCACCGGCTACAGGGAATTACCCTCCTTACAATGCGTACTACGCTCAGGCTCCCCCGGCGGCGTATTACAATAACCCCCAAAATTACAGAGCGGGGACGATAAGCGCGGGATTCCTCCGAGGGATTGTGGCGGCGTTGATTTTATTGGTGGCTATAATGACTCTGTCCAGCATAATCACATGGATCATCCTCCGCCCTGAAGTCCCAGTGTTTAAAGTCGATTCATTCTCCGTTTCGAATTTCAATATCTCGAAATTGAATTACTCCGGAAATTGGGATGCGAGTGTGACGGTTCAAAATCCGAACCATAAACTGAATGTGAATATGGAGCGGATCCAGAGCTTCGTGGACTACAAACAAAATACGTTGGCAATGTCCTACGCGGATCCATTTTTTCTAGATGTGGAGAAGAGCGGTCAAATGAAGGTGAAATTGACGTCGAGTAGTCCCGATGATCCGGGAAATTGGTTGGAAACAGAGGAGAAGTTGGGGCGGGAGAGGGCGACCGGAACGGTGAGTTTCAATTTGAGATTCTTTGCTTGGACAACTTTCCGAACTGGTTCTTGGTGGAC encodes:
- the LOC103486674 gene encoding uncharacterized protein LOC103486674, with the translated sequence MASSSEDQQSQSKATDPPPPHPSSAGNNPPPVYPPPTLGYPPPQGHGGYSPAMGYPPAPHPRYPPATGNYPPYNAYYAQAPPAAYYNNPQNYRAGTISAGFLRGIVAALILLVAIMTLSSIITWIILRPEVPVFKVDSFSVSNFNISKLNYSGNWDASVTVQNPNHKLNVNMERIQSFVDYKQNTLAMSYADPFFLDVEKSGQMKVKLTSSSPDDPGNWLETEEKLGRERATGTVSFNLRFFAWTTFRTGSWWTRRVVMRVSCEDMKLVFTGPAAGHAVYLADEHSKTCSVLV